One genomic window of Terriglobia bacterium includes the following:
- a CDS encoding VWA domain-containing protein — MCSFLFASQTLKVDVNLVSLFATVKDPQGNFVSNLSKSDFRVYEDDQPQDIQIFEKQDKVDSSIGLLMDSSGSMVDIMPFMKRGIRDFTRALPKTDEYFVVSFGTNVRLVHTSSQPQRDLEDALTKVQAFGTSSLFDGLLYSMERVERSDRPRKALIVFTDGDDNASNAGHGRVVQEVQNSAVLLYFIAIGSPILVDSHTLEPLSDLSGGRTLYVPKSEAVSPVMNQIRQELSQQYYLGYYIQKRPGFHRLRVAVPGRSDLRIRAKTGYLGGS, encoded by the coding sequence TTGTGTTCCTTCCTGTTCGCTTCTCAGACGCTCAAGGTCGACGTCAACCTCGTCAGCCTTTTCGCCACCGTCAAAGATCCGCAGGGGAACTTTGTTTCCAACTTGAGCAAGAGCGATTTCCGGGTTTACGAGGACGACCAGCCGCAGGATATCCAGATCTTCGAAAAGCAGGATAAGGTCGATTCATCCATCGGACTGTTGATGGACAGCAGCGGCAGTATGGTCGACATCATGCCGTTTATGAAACGCGGCATCCGCGATTTCACGCGGGCTCTGCCTAAAACCGATGAGTACTTCGTCGTTTCGTTTGGAACCAATGTTCGGCTTGTCCACACGTCTTCACAGCCCCAGCGCGACCTTGAGGACGCTCTCACAAAGGTGCAGGCTTTCGGCACCTCGTCTCTCTTCGACGGCCTGCTGTATTCGATGGAACGAGTGGAAAGGTCGGATCGCCCGCGCAAGGCATTGATTGTTTTCACCGATGGTGATGACAACGCCAGCAACGCCGGCCACGGCCGCGTCGTTCAGGAAGTGCAGAATTCGGCCGTGCTGCTGTATTTCATCGCGATCGGTTCTCCGATTCTGGTGGACTCGCACACCCTGGAGCCGCTGTCGGACCTCAGCGGCGGCCGCACGTTGTATGTGCCGAAAAGCGAGGCGGTGTCTCCCGTCATGAATCAAATTCGCCAGGAACTCTCCCAGCAGTATTACCTCGGCTACTACATCCAGAAGCGCCCAGGCTTCCATCGCTTGCGAGTGGCGGTTCCCGGTCGGAGCGATCTGAGAATCCGCGCAAAGACCGGGTATCTCGGGGGCAGTTAA
- a CDS encoding sigma-70 family RNA polymerase sigma factor — protein MELRASPLWMTGIGSEGDSGIEFARVLERAVSGDVSAFEQIVIRYERRVLTLAWRLLGRGEDAEDASQEVFLRAFRFLHRFDSRRPFEPWLVKLTVNVCRDIGRKRPVVTDLDTESLRARGDPHQEWSAEEQKQILHAALQDLPGKERAAVVLRDIEGFSTAEVAEILGSSETTVRSQISTARLKIRKALKRRRI, from the coding sequence ATGGAACTGCGCGCATCACCGTTGTGGATGACCGGCATCGGGTCCGAAGGGGATTCCGGGATTGAATTTGCCCGGGTCCTCGAGCGGGCGGTCTCCGGCGATGTTTCGGCTTTTGAGCAAATCGTCATTCGATACGAGCGCCGGGTGTTGACGCTCGCGTGGCGGCTGCTGGGGCGCGGGGAAGATGCGGAAGACGCTTCGCAGGAAGTCTTCCTGAGAGCGTTCCGGTTTTTGCACCGGTTCGATTCCCGGCGGCCTTTTGAGCCCTGGCTGGTGAAGCTCACCGTCAACGTTTGCCGCGATATCGGACGCAAGCGGCCGGTCGTGACGGATCTGGATACCGAAAGCCTGCGTGCCCGCGGCGACCCGCACCAGGAATGGAGTGCCGAGGAACAAAAGCAGATTCTTCACGCGGCTCTTCAGGATCTGCCCGGGAAGGAACGCGCCGCCGTCGTCCTTCGCGATATCGAAGGATTTTCGACGGCCGAAGTGGCGGAGATTCTGGGTTCGAGTGAGACGACGGTGCGTTCTCAAATCAGCACTGCCCGGCTGAAGATCAGGAAGGCTCTGAAACGGAGACGAATATGA
- a CDS encoding zf-HC2 domain-containing protein gives MTCRHSENELALYVEGDLPPAKADQVDVHLHSCPVCRQFVDELRETQSTFKSIRQETVSPQALAHLRTRVLGQVAAQNRRPGWGRWVYALAGVAFVVVVVAGALSRYDRPVAKVQAVAVSPPAVLQPSVALHAEVVADKQPPKPHLRRSHRPPETKAAEPPKEIMVKLLTEDPNVVIYWLVDQNGGAL, from the coding sequence ATGACTTGCCGCCATTCGGAAAATGAACTGGCCTTGTATGTCGAGGGAGATCTGCCTCCGGCAAAGGCGGACCAGGTGGATGTTCATCTTCATTCATGCCCGGTGTGCCGGCAATTTGTGGACGAACTGCGTGAAACGCAATCGACGTTCAAGAGTATCCGCCAGGAAACGGTCAGCCCGCAGGCGCTGGCTCATCTACGGACGCGAGTTCTCGGGCAGGTGGCTGCGCAGAACCGGAGGCCGGGGTGGGGACGCTGGGTTTATGCGCTGGCGGGAGTGGCGTTTGTGGTTGTGGTGGTGGCCGGAGCGTTGTCGAGGTACGACCGACCGGTAGCGAAGGTGCAGGCAGTGGCGGTGTCTCCTCCTGCTGTTTTGCAACCGTCAGTGGCGCTGCACGCCGAAGTTGTTGCCGATAAACAACCGCCGAAACCGCATCTGCGGCGCAGCCACCGTCCGCCGGAGACGAAGGCTGCTGAGCCGCCGAAAGAGATCATGGTCAAGCTGCTGACGGAGGATCCGAACGTCGTGATTTATTGGTTGGTCGATCAGAATGGAGGTGCGCTGTGA
- a CDS encoding DUF6178 family protein — translation MSNEMLSPLVGSSLRVENREELDEFLSRPDAAHVVRTASFEEVFFTIKHLGLADSLDLLSLVSGRQVRGFIDLDCWRKDTFVRKPFMEWVTAFIQSGVEETMKAISGIDEAVTALFLKDLIHVYEIDRDDPPTGTQMIFTPDNRFGVEPLEEGEPATIGMLILDALFKYNPALGTQILTRVRYTTRVELEEVAYDNKNRRLEMHGFVDYYDAMSIYAIPPASKPEAVADREKPTESIAGEENPGNLPAVFADSLLGGVFLMKAFGQITDPEESDHFAQELTALGNRILSANLVNLGELEGIRPALEEMRDFLTIGLEYLTGGRPESAPQVLRKSYIQTIFKIGFDQAARLRDEADRLAQFPGFQTAALDEEDQQFLEAVRRFKPLVIEEGRYRNFQSLADVETARTRLHQLRDMVQVFLAAFPGTAQSFRRTFNTATIQFGVSGKLEPKPLQAAEVEAFFKQGFQLPEVEVPAGIRPFAERWWADLREEFEPLVGKPVDPRFIGSIYME, via the coding sequence ATGTCCAACGAAATGCTGAGTCCGCTGGTCGGATCTTCACTGCGGGTCGAGAACCGGGAAGAGCTCGACGAATTCCTGTCGCGTCCGGACGCCGCGCACGTGGTGCGGACCGCGTCCTTCGAGGAAGTATTCTTCACCATAAAACACCTGGGGCTGGCCGACAGCCTCGATCTGCTGTCGCTGGTTTCCGGCAGGCAGGTGCGGGGTTTCATCGATCTGGATTGCTGGCGGAAAGACACGTTCGTGCGAAAGCCGTTCATGGAGTGGGTGACCGCGTTTATTCAGTCGGGCGTGGAGGAAACCATGAAGGCGATCTCCGGAATCGACGAGGCGGTGACCGCGTTGTTCCTGAAAGATCTGATCCATGTGTATGAAATCGATCGTGACGATCCGCCGACGGGCACCCAGATGATCTTCACGCCGGATAACCGTTTCGGCGTCGAGCCGCTCGAGGAGGGGGAGCCGGCCACGATCGGGATGCTCATCCTGGATGCGCTGTTCAAATACAACCCGGCGCTCGGTACGCAGATTCTCACAAGGGTGCGGTATACGACCCGCGTCGAGCTGGAGGAAGTGGCGTACGACAACAAGAATCGCCGTCTCGAGATGCACGGGTTTGTCGATTACTACGATGCAATGTCGATCTACGCCATTCCGCCCGCATCCAAGCCTGAAGCCGTAGCTGATCGCGAAAAGCCGACCGAAAGCATTGCCGGCGAAGAAAATCCCGGCAACCTGCCGGCTGTGTTCGCGGACTCGCTGCTCGGCGGCGTGTTTCTGATGAAAGCATTCGGCCAGATCACGGATCCGGAGGAATCGGACCATTTTGCGCAGGAATTGACGGCGCTGGGAAACCGGATCCTCTCGGCCAACCTGGTGAACCTCGGAGAACTTGAAGGCATCCGGCCAGCGCTGGAAGAGATGCGGGACTTTCTGACCATCGGTTTGGAATACCTCACCGGCGGCCGTCCCGAATCCGCGCCACAGGTGCTGCGAAAGAGCTATATCCAGACGATTTTCAAGATCGGCTTCGACCAGGCTGCTCGCCTGCGCGATGAGGCCGATCGTCTCGCCCAGTTTCCCGGTTTTCAAACAGCGGCCCTCGATGAAGAAGACCAGCAGTTCCTGGAAGCGGTACGGCGGTTCAAACCTCTGGTGATCGAGGAGGGGCGCTACCGGAATTTCCAATCCCTCGCGGACGTCGAAACCGCACGAACCCGCCTGCATCAACTGCGGGACATGGTCCAGGTTTTCCTGGCAGCGTTTCCGGGAACCGCACAATCGTTCCGCCGCACCTTCAACACGGCCACGATTCAGTTTGGTGTCAGCGGGAAGCTTGAGCCCAAACCGCTCCAGGCTGCCGAAGTTGAAGCTTTCTTTAAGCAGGGATTCCAGCTGCCGGAAGTCGAGGTTCCGGCGGGGATTCGACCCTTCGCGGAACGCTGGTGGGCAGACCTTCGCGAAGAGTTCGAGCCGCTCGTGGGAAAACCGGTTGATCCCCGGTTTATCGGCAGCATTTATATGGAGTAA
- a CDS encoding RNB domain-containing ribonuclease — protein MSVMFLEGHMVEFLDGDQLRVGYVRKQERDRLHVVDPRGRNISVGGDRVVIAHRPVTEDDFPSAARQLADKVAAHQSQIDIELLWQSVNEVHRDLETTELAELFFAEATPEAASAVFRALSEDNLFFKRRGAQFQARTDEQVGAERTRRQREQERKDFREHATKRIAQLLKTKNGVIPADAEPLIDRIQNWLRHRTGDEVGNLLAEIVGPAKARDAAYEILLAAGRVHAATDRFLVMAGIETEFSEPFQEAAAAFAPYVPSPARTDFQNLAAFTIDDEDTREVDDALTVVHDGNEIIVGIHIADVSAFISRGDLLDAEAAKRSATIYLPTGSVRMFPERLSTDLMSLNAGRPCPAYTVEVRFDEQGNRLGYRITLSTINIARRWSYDQADEGLKADDAALQTLHRIATQLHDARAARGAITFRRPELKIHVSGNEIQVHVIDPNSPSRLIVSEMMILANGLSADFASVNALGVIYRTQEPREAVAVEEAPAVEALAFERLRKTFKRSRLSLTPGLHSGLGLTAYTQASSPIRRYADLVTQRQFTALLRAEPIPYGREDLLQILAGAEAAEQEIRAIEDRSTNYWLLEYLSRYKANDPLQAVVLDTKGNVELKDYYLRAKLTAAGKALPGVTIDVAIESVDPARGDIRLRQSNV, from the coding sequence ATGTCGGTGATGTTCCTGGAAGGACACATGGTCGAGTTCCTGGATGGAGACCAATTGCGCGTCGGATATGTGCGCAAACAGGAACGGGACCGGCTGCACGTCGTCGATCCGCGAGGCCGGAATATCAGTGTCGGAGGGGACCGCGTCGTCATTGCCCACCGGCCGGTTACGGAGGACGACTTCCCTTCCGCAGCGCGGCAGCTGGCCGACAAGGTCGCCGCGCATCAATCGCAAATCGATATCGAATTGCTCTGGCAGTCCGTCAATGAAGTGCACCGCGATCTCGAAACCACAGAACTGGCCGAATTGTTCTTCGCCGAAGCCACGCCGGAGGCCGCGTCCGCGGTGTTTCGCGCCCTGTCCGAAGATAACCTGTTCTTCAAACGGAGGGGCGCGCAGTTTCAGGCCAGGACAGACGAGCAGGTCGGCGCTGAACGCACCCGCCGGCAGCGTGAGCAGGAACGCAAAGATTTTCGCGAGCACGCAACGAAGCGGATTGCTCAATTGCTGAAGACGAAAAACGGCGTCATCCCGGCCGATGCGGAACCTCTCATCGATCGCATCCAGAACTGGCTGCGGCATCGAACCGGCGACGAAGTGGGTAATCTTCTCGCGGAAATTGTAGGCCCGGCAAAAGCGCGAGACGCGGCCTACGAGATCCTGCTGGCTGCCGGGAGAGTTCACGCCGCAACCGATCGGTTCCTGGTGATGGCGGGAATCGAAACCGAATTCTCTGAGCCGTTCCAGGAGGCCGCCGCCGCCTTCGCTCCGTACGTTCCCAGCCCGGCGCGTACGGATTTCCAGAACCTGGCGGCGTTTACCATCGACGACGAGGACACGCGCGAAGTCGATGACGCGCTCACCGTCGTGCACGACGGGAACGAAATTATTGTCGGGATCCATATTGCAGACGTCTCGGCGTTCATCTCCAGGGGCGATCTGCTCGACGCGGAAGCGGCTAAGCGTTCAGCGACGATCTATCTGCCGACCGGCAGCGTCCGGATGTTTCCGGAACGGCTGTCGACCGACCTGATGAGCCTGAACGCCGGACGGCCCTGTCCCGCCTACACTGTCGAGGTCCGCTTCGACGAGCAAGGCAACCGGCTGGGCTACCGCATCACGCTCTCGACGATTAACATCGCCAGACGTTGGTCGTACGATCAGGCGGATGAAGGCCTGAAAGCGGACGATGCGGCGCTTCAAACTCTGCATCGGATCGCAACCCAACTGCACGATGCACGGGCGGCGCGGGGCGCCATCACCTTCCGGCGGCCGGAACTCAAGATTCATGTCAGCGGAAATGAGATCCAAGTCCACGTGATCGATCCGAATTCCCCATCCCGGCTCATCGTCAGCGAAATGATGATCCTGGCCAACGGTCTTTCGGCGGATTTCGCGTCGGTCAATGCTCTCGGCGTGATCTACCGGACGCAGGAGCCGCGGGAGGCTGTCGCTGTGGAAGAGGCTCCCGCCGTGGAAGCGCTGGCCTTTGAACGATTGCGCAAGACTTTTAAACGATCGCGCCTTTCACTGACTCCGGGACTGCATTCCGGGTTGGGCCTGACGGCCTATACCCAGGCCTCGTCTCCGATCCGGAGATATGCGGATCTGGTGACGCAACGGCAATTCACCGCACTGCTTCGAGCAGAACCGATCCCGTACGGCCGGGAGGATTTGCTGCAAATCCTGGCGGGCGCCGAAGCCGCCGAGCAGGAGATTCGCGCAATCGAAGATCGTTCGACGAATTACTGGCTGCTGGAATACCTGTCGCGCTATAAGGCGAACGACCCTTTGCAGGCCGTTGTGCTCGACACCAAGGGAAATGTCGAACTGAAAGACTATTATCTGCGCGCGAAATTGACTGCCGCGGGCAAGGCCCTGCCTGGAGTGACGATTGATGTCGCAATCGAATCCGTCGATCCGGCGAGGGGCGACATCCGGTTGCGGCAATCGAACGTATGA